A stretch of the Papaver somniferum cultivar HN1 chromosome 6, ASM357369v1, whole genome shotgun sequence genome encodes the following:
- the LOC113288344 gene encoding uncharacterized protein LOC113288344: MGIMNWKPEDATFYNLFRKSMRTPGGLCRKFGTFFMDCQYRRMLADGIFPGLEFKVAIEVSSRVGARCFYINQDIDVMVQQFSKVSSFYWLWFKYDRVRNEVEDTRSSVQEMQSCLKKLRPEIFKVIVEDRDKFNEP; this comes from the exons ATGGGGATCATGAATTGGAAACCTGAAGATGCTACTTTCTACAATTTGTTTCGCAAATCCATGAGAACTCCAGGTGGACTGTGCAGGAAGTTTGGTACGTTTTTTATGGATTGTCAATACCGCCGGATGCTTGCAGATGGTATATTTCCAGGTCTGGAATTCAAG GTTGCAATAGAAGTATCTTCTAGAGTGGGAGCAAGATGTTTCTACATTAATCAAGATATTGAT GTTATGGTTCAACAGTTTTCCAAAGTATCCTCTTTTTACTGGCTTTGGTTCAAATATGATAGAGTAAGGAATGAAGTCGAAGATACAAGATCCTCTGTGCAAGAAATGCAGAGTTGTTTGAAAAAACTTCGTCCAGAGATT TTTAAGGTGATAGTTGAAGATAGAGACAAGTTTAACGAACCTtag